A single genomic interval of Syngnathoides biaculeatus isolate LvHL_M chromosome 1, ASM1980259v1, whole genome shotgun sequence harbors:
- the ints3 gene encoding integrator complex subunit 3 isoform X1 produces MEVAPAKAKPQGRLLVSTQLDAKDELEEKLERCIGAVHSLINGLSEREANDALTANVCKGQQQHEEVCLGLFALLLTEPAQAQRCYRDLTLVNRDGMNVVLLKINQILMEKFLKLQDVPRKQLVWLVRELVKSGVMAADGVVMTLLKQIAGGDVSTKNLWLAESVLDILLEQKEWVLKSGMLIAMSVYTFLRLIVDHGAPNLLTLRQKEVDFCIGMLREKFLECVIIGRDLVRLLQNVARIPEMDLLWRDLLHNPQVLSPQFTGILQLLTARTSRKFLACRLTPDMETKLLFMTSRVRFGQQKRYQDWFQRQYLSMAESQSLRCDLIRYICGVVHPSNEVLSSDILPRWAIIGWLLTTCTSNVAASNAKLALFYDWLFFNPDKDSIMNIEPAILVMHHSMKPHPAITATLLDFMCRIIPHFFPPLEVQVRQGVFNSLTFIMEKRVLAHLAPLFDNPKLDRELRSMLRERFPEFCSAPSPPMEVKMEEMTSMEMEQMMDKEEGCYDNTEAAFSDDDEEVNNKGKRREFRFHPIREAVVEEPADITPWLDQLEDTMKEKVVQLQKSSDTETQCEVMQDIVDLILEEDFDTEQMSALASCLAEIFKEHFRGDVLPDDITDESLEESVCKAVCLVFRNLVTMQEDNSGFSVLLDMLAELYQKQPKIGYHLLYYLKASKAANGKMMLYESFAQATALGDLHTCLMMDMKACQEDDVRLLCYLTPSIYSEFPDQTLRSGELLNMIVAVIDSTQLQELMCHVMMGNLVMFRKDSVLNILIQSLDWETFEQYSTWQLFLAHSIPLETIIPILQHLKYKEHPEALSCLLLQLRREKPSEEMVKMVLSRPCHSEDQFTTSLLRHWASKHDDTLAEHIKAQLIKNNNQPRKRQSLRSSSSKLAQLTLEQILEHLDHLRLSLNNTKNSCQYARTHALASADRRPVLMASVAVCSVFSQTPILQALQHVQASCDEGHKMRFSDLFALAEEYEDSQAKPLKSRRKAAATSPRSRKGVAPPSNNEEESASSSASEEEDSKPKAPKRKRKCSSAVASDSD; encoded by the exons ATGGAAGTTGCGCCGGCCAAGGCCAAGCCGCAGGGCCGCCTCCTGGTGTCCACGCAGCTGGACGCCAAAGACGAGCTGGAAGAG aaatTGGAGCGTTGTATTGGAGCGGTTCACTCGTTGATCAACGGCCTTTCCGAGAGAGAAGCCAACGACGCCCTGACCGCCAAT GTGTGCAAAGGCCAGCAGCAACATGAGGAGGTTTGTCTCGGTCTCTTCGCTCTGCTCCTCACCGAGCCGGCTCAGGCCCAGAGG tgCTACCGAGACCTGACTTTAGTGAACCGAGATGGGATGAATGTGGTCCTGTTGAAGATCAACCAAATCTTAATGGAGAAGTTCCTCAAGCTGCAGGATGTCCCCAGAAAGCAg ttGGTGTGGCTGGTCAGAGAGTTGGTGAAGAGCGGCGTGATGGCAGCTGATGGCGTCGTCATGACGCTGCTCAAacaaattgcag GAGGAGACGTGTCCACGAAGAACTTGTGGTTGGCTGAGAGCGTCCTGGACATCCTTTTGGAGCAAAA GGAGTGGGTTCTGAAGAGCGGGATGCTGATCGCCATGTccgtgtacacgttcctgcgcCTCATCGTGGACCACGGCGCTCCCAACCTGCTTACTCTACGCCAGAAGGAAGTGGACTTCTGCATTGGAATGCTGAGGGAGAAG TTCTTGGAGTGCGTGATCATCGGCAGAGATTTGGTGCGCCTTCTGCAGAATGTGGCTCGGATCCCCGAGATGGATCTTCTGTGGCGAGACCTGCTCCACAACCCGCAAGTCCTCAGTCCTCAGTTCACAG GCATTCTGCAGCTGCTCACAGCTCGGACCTCCCGAAAGTTCTTAGCGTGTCGTCTGACCCCCGACATGGAGACCAAGCTACTGTTCATGACCTCCAGG GTCCGCTTCGGGCAGCAGAAGCGCTACCAGGATTGGTTCCAGCGACAGTACCTGTCCATGGCCGAGAGCCAGTCGCTGCGTTGCGATCTGATTCGCTACATCTGTGGTGTGGTCCACCCGTCCAATGAGGTCCTGAGCTCTGACATCCTGCCGCGCTGGGCCATCATCGGCTGGTTGCTCACCACCTGCACG TCGAACGTGGCTGCCTCCAACGCCAAGCTGGCACTCTTCTACGATTGGCTGTTCTTCAACCCTGACAAGGACAGCATCATGAACATAG AGCCTGCCATCTTGGTCATGCATCATTCCATGAAGCCTCATCCCGCCATCACCGCCACGCTTCTGGATTTCATGTGTCGG ATTATTCCTCACTTCTTTCCCCCGCTGGAAGTTCAAGTACGTCAGGGCGTCTTCAACTCGCTGACGTTCATCATGGAGAAGAGAGTGCTGGC GCACTTGGCGCCGTTGTTCGACAACCCGAAGTTGGACCGAGAACTTCGCTCCATGCTCAGAGAGAGATTTCCCGAGTTCTGCAGCGCCCCCTCGCCACCGATGGaag TGAAAATGGAGGAGATGACGTCCATGGAGATGGAGCAGATGATGGACAAGGAGGAAGGTTGCTACGACAACACAGAAGCGGCCTTCAGCGACGATGACGAGGAGGTCAACAACAAAG GGAAAAGGCGGGAGTTCAGGTTCCATCCAATCAGAGAGGCTGTAGTGGAGGAGCCTGCCGACATCACGCCCTGGCTGGACCAGTTAGAGGACACCATGAAGGAAAAGGTTGTCCAGCTGCAGAAGTCGAG TGACACGGAGACGCAGTGTGAAGTCATGCAGGACATCGTGGACCTCATCCTGGAG GAAGACTTTGACACGGAGCAGATGTCGGCGTTAGCCTCGTGTTTGGCGGAGATCTTTAAGGAACATTTCCGAGGAGACGTCCTGCCAGACGACATCACCGACGA GTCTCTGGAGGAGTCTGTGTGCAAGGCGGTGTGTCTGGTCTTCAGGAACCTGGTGACCATGCAGGAGGACAACAGCGGCTTCTCGGTTCTTCTGGACATGCTGGCGGAACTTTACCAGAAGCAACCCAAGATCGGCTACCACCTCCTCTACTACCTCAAAGCCAG CAAAGCGGCAAATGGCAAGATGATGCTGTACGAGTCGTTCGCCCAGGCCACGGCGCTCGGAGACCTCCACACGTGTCTCATGATGGACATGAAGGCGTGTCAGGAGGACGACGTGCGACTTCTTTGCTACCTGACGCCCTCGATCTATTCGGAG tttccAGATCAGACCCTGCGAAGCGGCGAGCTGCTGAACATGATCGTGGCTGTCATCGATTCCACACAG TTGCAGGAGCTGATGTGTCACGTGATGATGGGGAACCTGGTCATGTTCCGCAAAGACTCGGTCCTCAACATCCTAA TCCAGTCTTTGGACTGGGAGACGTTTGAGCAGTACAGCACGTGGCAGCTTTTCCTAGCGCACAGCATCCCGCTGGAGACCAtcattcccatcctgcagcaccTCAAGTACAAAG AACACCCGGAGGCCCTGTCCTGTCTCCTGCTGCAGCTGCGTCGGGAAAA GCCCAGTGAGGAGATGGTGAAGATGGTTCTGAGCAGACCATGTCACAGCGAGGACCAGTTCACCACCAGCCTCCTGCGACACTGGGCGTCCAAGCACGACGACACCCTGGCCGAACACATCAAAGCGCAACTTATCAAGAACAACAACCAACCCCGAAAGAGGCAAAG TCTGCGCAGCTCGAGCAGCAAACTGGCTCAGTTGACTCTCGAACAGATCCTGGAACATCTGGACCACCTTCGCTTGAGCCTGAACAACACCAAGAACAGCTGTCagtacgcacgcacgcacgcactcgCATCCGCTGATCGTCGGCCTGTCCTGATGGCAAGTGTTGCCGTGTGCTCAGTCTTCAGCCAGACTCCCATCCTCCAGGCGCTGCAGCACGTTCAGGCCAGTTGCGACGAAGGACACAAGATGAG GTTCAGCGACCTGTTCGCGTTGGCCGAGGAGTACGAAGACTCTCAGGCCAAACCGCTCAAGTCTCGGCGGAAGGCGGCGGCCACGTCGCCCAGGTCCCGAAAGGGCGTGGCGCCGCCCAGCAACAACGAGGAGGAGAGCGCGTCCAGCAGCGCGTCG gaggaggaagactcCAAGCCCAAAGCGCCCAAGAGAAAGAGGAAATGCTCGTCGGCCGTGGCGTCCGACAGCGACTGA
- the qrfp gene encoding uncharacterized protein qrfp, which produces MSSGGNQAANCTDKCSSGGSRRQNGSKCSLACISGPRPPLPLRHGAPYKRVVAAAASGNAAAKSTKMKLCTYSGSSHLALLSLTLLLPVPPTVTPHPRQKPPAVGLVQLRSVSFGVSSCLRLFSSSWPDEAAELQRRGSRRAREDGGPGGAGRSGGEALTSILGGLQSVGREKGGFGFRFGRNSRTRGRGP; this is translated from the exons ATGAGCTCCGGAGGCAATCAAGCTGCTAATTGCACGGACAAGTGCTCGTCGGGAGGCAGCCGACGCCAAAATGGATCAAAATGCTCGCTGGCGTGCATCAGCGGGCCACGCCCGCCGCTGCCCTTACGCCACGGAGCGCCTTATAAAAGGGTCgtcgcggcggcggcgtcggGCAACGCCGCCGCAAAGTCCACCAAG ATGAAGTTGTGCACGTATTCAGGCAGCTCCCATCTCGCCCTTCTGTCCCTGACCCTCCTGCTGCCGGTCCCCCCCACCGTGACCCCGCACCCCCGGCAGAAGCCGCCCGCCGTGGGTCTGGTCCAGCTGCGTTCGGTGTCCTTCGGGGTCTCCTCCTGCCTGCGGCTTTTTTCTTCCTCGTGGCCCGACGAAGCGGCGGAGCTCCAGAGGCGGGGGTCCCGTCGAGCCCGAGAAGACGGGGGCCCAGGCGGCGCCGGCAGGAGCGGCGGCGAGGCCCTCACCTCCATCCTGGGCGGCCTCCAGAGCGTCGGTCGAGAGAAAGGCGGATTTGGATTCCGCTTTGGCAGGAACTCCCGAACGCGGGGCCGTGGACCCTGA
- the ints3 gene encoding integrator complex subunit 3 isoform X2 produces MEVAPAKAKPQGRLLVSTQLDAKDELEEKLERCIGAVHSLINGLSEREANDALTANVCKGQQQHEEVCLGLFALLLTEPAQAQRCYRDLTLVNRDGMNVVLLKINQILMEKFLKLQDVPRKQLVWLVRELVKSGVMAADGVVMTLLKQIAGGDVSTKNLWLAESVLDILLEQKEWVLKSGMLIAMSVYTFLRLIVDHGAPNLLTLRQKEVDFCIGMLREKFLECVIIGRDLVRLLQNVARIPEMDLLWRDLLHNPQVLSPQFTGILQLLTARTSRKFLACRLTPDMETKLLFMTSRVRFGQQKRYQDWFQRQYLSMAESQSLRCDLIRYICGVVHPSNEVLSSDILPRWAIIGWLLTTCTSNVAASNAKLALFYDWLFFNPDKDSIMNIEPAILVMHHSMKPHPAITATLLDFMCRIIPHFFPPLEVQVRQGVFNSLTFIMEKRVLAHLAPLFDNPKLDRELRSMLRERFPEFCSAPSPPMEVKMEEMTSMEMEQMMDKEEGCYDNTEAAFSDDDEEVNNKGKRREFRFHPIREAVVEEPADITPWLDQLEDTMKEKVVQLQKSSDTETQCEVMQDIVDLILEEDFDTEQMSALASCLAEIFKEHFRGDVLPDDITDESLEESVCKAVCLVFRNLVTMQEDNSGFSVLLDMLAELYQKQPKIGYHLLYYLKASKAANGKMMLYESFAQATALGDLHTCLMMDMKACQEDDVRLLCYLTPSIYSEFPDQTLRSGELLNMIVAVIDSTQLQELMCHVMMGNLVMFRKDSVLNILIQSLDWETFEQYSTWQLFLAHSIPLETIIPILQHLKYKEHPEALSCLLLQLRREKPSEEMVKMVLSRPCHSEDQFTTSLLRHWASKHDDTLAEHIKAQLIKNNNQPRKRQSLRSSSSKLAQLTLEQILEHLDHLRLSLNNTKNSFFSQTPILQALQHVQASCDEGHKMRFSDLFALAEEYEDSQAKPLKSRRKAAATSPRSRKGVAPPSNNEEESASSSASEEEDSKPKAPKRKRKCSSAVASDSD; encoded by the exons ATGGAAGTTGCGCCGGCCAAGGCCAAGCCGCAGGGCCGCCTCCTGGTGTCCACGCAGCTGGACGCCAAAGACGAGCTGGAAGAG aaatTGGAGCGTTGTATTGGAGCGGTTCACTCGTTGATCAACGGCCTTTCCGAGAGAGAAGCCAACGACGCCCTGACCGCCAAT GTGTGCAAAGGCCAGCAGCAACATGAGGAGGTTTGTCTCGGTCTCTTCGCTCTGCTCCTCACCGAGCCGGCTCAGGCCCAGAGG tgCTACCGAGACCTGACTTTAGTGAACCGAGATGGGATGAATGTGGTCCTGTTGAAGATCAACCAAATCTTAATGGAGAAGTTCCTCAAGCTGCAGGATGTCCCCAGAAAGCAg ttGGTGTGGCTGGTCAGAGAGTTGGTGAAGAGCGGCGTGATGGCAGCTGATGGCGTCGTCATGACGCTGCTCAAacaaattgcag GAGGAGACGTGTCCACGAAGAACTTGTGGTTGGCTGAGAGCGTCCTGGACATCCTTTTGGAGCAAAA GGAGTGGGTTCTGAAGAGCGGGATGCTGATCGCCATGTccgtgtacacgttcctgcgcCTCATCGTGGACCACGGCGCTCCCAACCTGCTTACTCTACGCCAGAAGGAAGTGGACTTCTGCATTGGAATGCTGAGGGAGAAG TTCTTGGAGTGCGTGATCATCGGCAGAGATTTGGTGCGCCTTCTGCAGAATGTGGCTCGGATCCCCGAGATGGATCTTCTGTGGCGAGACCTGCTCCACAACCCGCAAGTCCTCAGTCCTCAGTTCACAG GCATTCTGCAGCTGCTCACAGCTCGGACCTCCCGAAAGTTCTTAGCGTGTCGTCTGACCCCCGACATGGAGACCAAGCTACTGTTCATGACCTCCAGG GTCCGCTTCGGGCAGCAGAAGCGCTACCAGGATTGGTTCCAGCGACAGTACCTGTCCATGGCCGAGAGCCAGTCGCTGCGTTGCGATCTGATTCGCTACATCTGTGGTGTGGTCCACCCGTCCAATGAGGTCCTGAGCTCTGACATCCTGCCGCGCTGGGCCATCATCGGCTGGTTGCTCACCACCTGCACG TCGAACGTGGCTGCCTCCAACGCCAAGCTGGCACTCTTCTACGATTGGCTGTTCTTCAACCCTGACAAGGACAGCATCATGAACATAG AGCCTGCCATCTTGGTCATGCATCATTCCATGAAGCCTCATCCCGCCATCACCGCCACGCTTCTGGATTTCATGTGTCGG ATTATTCCTCACTTCTTTCCCCCGCTGGAAGTTCAAGTACGTCAGGGCGTCTTCAACTCGCTGACGTTCATCATGGAGAAGAGAGTGCTGGC GCACTTGGCGCCGTTGTTCGACAACCCGAAGTTGGACCGAGAACTTCGCTCCATGCTCAGAGAGAGATTTCCCGAGTTCTGCAGCGCCCCCTCGCCACCGATGGaag TGAAAATGGAGGAGATGACGTCCATGGAGATGGAGCAGATGATGGACAAGGAGGAAGGTTGCTACGACAACACAGAAGCGGCCTTCAGCGACGATGACGAGGAGGTCAACAACAAAG GGAAAAGGCGGGAGTTCAGGTTCCATCCAATCAGAGAGGCTGTAGTGGAGGAGCCTGCCGACATCACGCCCTGGCTGGACCAGTTAGAGGACACCATGAAGGAAAAGGTTGTCCAGCTGCAGAAGTCGAG TGACACGGAGACGCAGTGTGAAGTCATGCAGGACATCGTGGACCTCATCCTGGAG GAAGACTTTGACACGGAGCAGATGTCGGCGTTAGCCTCGTGTTTGGCGGAGATCTTTAAGGAACATTTCCGAGGAGACGTCCTGCCAGACGACATCACCGACGA GTCTCTGGAGGAGTCTGTGTGCAAGGCGGTGTGTCTGGTCTTCAGGAACCTGGTGACCATGCAGGAGGACAACAGCGGCTTCTCGGTTCTTCTGGACATGCTGGCGGAACTTTACCAGAAGCAACCCAAGATCGGCTACCACCTCCTCTACTACCTCAAAGCCAG CAAAGCGGCAAATGGCAAGATGATGCTGTACGAGTCGTTCGCCCAGGCCACGGCGCTCGGAGACCTCCACACGTGTCTCATGATGGACATGAAGGCGTGTCAGGAGGACGACGTGCGACTTCTTTGCTACCTGACGCCCTCGATCTATTCGGAG tttccAGATCAGACCCTGCGAAGCGGCGAGCTGCTGAACATGATCGTGGCTGTCATCGATTCCACACAG TTGCAGGAGCTGATGTGTCACGTGATGATGGGGAACCTGGTCATGTTCCGCAAAGACTCGGTCCTCAACATCCTAA TCCAGTCTTTGGACTGGGAGACGTTTGAGCAGTACAGCACGTGGCAGCTTTTCCTAGCGCACAGCATCCCGCTGGAGACCAtcattcccatcctgcagcaccTCAAGTACAAAG AACACCCGGAGGCCCTGTCCTGTCTCCTGCTGCAGCTGCGTCGGGAAAA GCCCAGTGAGGAGATGGTGAAGATGGTTCTGAGCAGACCATGTCACAGCGAGGACCAGTTCACCACCAGCCTCCTGCGACACTGGGCGTCCAAGCACGACGACACCCTGGCCGAACACATCAAAGCGCAACTTATCAAGAACAACAACCAACCCCGAAAGAGGCAAAG TCTGCGCAGCTCGAGCAGCAAACTGGCTCAGTTGACTCTCGAACAGATCCTGGAACATCTGGACCACCTTCGCTTGAGCCTGAACAACACCAAGAACAGCT TCTTCAGCCAGACTCCCATCCTCCAGGCGCTGCAGCACGTTCAGGCCAGTTGCGACGAAGGACACAAGATGAG GTTCAGCGACCTGTTCGCGTTGGCCGAGGAGTACGAAGACTCTCAGGCCAAACCGCTCAAGTCTCGGCGGAAGGCGGCGGCCACGTCGCCCAGGTCCCGAAAGGGCGTGGCGCCGCCCAGCAACAACGAGGAGGAGAGCGCGTCCAGCAGCGCGTCG gaggaggaagactcCAAGCCCAAAGCGCCCAAGAGAAAGAGGAAATGCTCGTCGGCCGTGGCGTCCGACAGCGACTGA
- the LOC133503233 gene encoding histone H3-like centromeric protein A — MRHDNSGSRRKGAAPRRRPQPTPPEALPRTRRPPSSPRPGPSGHGQPPQPPLPSPRRRRFRPGARALMEIRKYQKSTHILLRKASSARLVREVCQGFGRGSYRWQVLALMALQEAAEAFLVLLFSDANLCAIHAKRVTLFPRDIQLARRIRGAPNAV, encoded by the exons ATGCGCCACGACAACTCTGGCAGCCGAAGGAAGGGCGCCGCCCCGCGCCGCCGACCCCAGCCGACGCCCCCCGAGGCATTGCCCCGCACGCGCCGGCCGCCGTCGTCCCCCCGGCCGGGCCCGTCCGGGCACG GGCAGCCGCCGCAGCCTCCGTTGCCGTCGCCCAGAAGGCGAAGGTTCCGCCCAGGGGCCAGGGCCCTGATGGAGATCCGCAAGTACCAGAAGAGCACCCACATTCTCCTCAGGAAGGCGTCGTCCGCTCGCTTG GTCCGTGAGGTGTGCCAGGGGTTCGGCAGAGGCTCCTACAGGTGGCAGGTCTTGGCTCTGATGGCGCTTCAGGAG GCGGCCGAGGCCTTCTTGGTGTTGCTCTTCTCCGACGCCAACCTGTGCGCCATCCACGCCAAGCGGGTCACCCTGTTCCCCCGCGACATCCAGCTGGCCCGACGCATCCGCGGGGCCCCCAACGCCGTCTGA
- the LOC133504213 gene encoding C2 calcium-dependent domain-containing protein 4C-like → CASAIFPQTDSFGTQVVEIFDFLFLAAPSSLFRCSKRLCIKPAAFTLIFNACSLASSDARQVRASCPQDAPPTSSTVTTDGSRPTGVRRNFFSRVRPSGQDRFLTAVTSALKSGSSLRTLLVTPEQIPEFFIPPSSPRRWTSAGRSGPLAARDDDDDDGHRSPAGRPPPGTPPRRSATVPDSDSNRDRDVTTRAALSLPHVAKVATPYGFRAVLAWSPRTRRRESLFHRKADDPRRCLPDEPLLTSCF, encoded by the coding sequence TGCGCCTCGGCCATTTTCCCACAGACGGACTCTTTCGGAACTCAAGTTGTGGAAAtttttgacttcctgtttttagCAGCTCCTTCCTCTCTATTCCGCTGCAGTAAAAGACTTTGTATCAAGCCGGCCGCGTTTACTCTTATTTTCAACGCTTGCAGTTTAGCGTCAAGTGATGCGCGGCAGGTGCGTGCGTCCTGCCCCCAAGATGCCCCGCCCACGTCGTCAACCGTAACGACGGACGGCAGCCGGCCGACCGGCGTCCGGAGGAACTTCTTCAGCCGGGTCCGACCGAGTGGTCAAGATCGGTTTCTGACGGCCGTCACGTCTGCGCTGAAGTCTGGGTCATCTCTGCGGACTTTGCTGGTGACTCCGGAACAAATCCCCGAGTTTTTCATCCCGCCCAGCAGTCCGCGCCGCTGGACCTCGGCGGGCAGGAGCGGGCCTCTCGCCGCccgggacgacgacgacgacgacggacaCCGCAGTCCGGCAGGTCGGCCGCCGCCCGGGACCCCGCCCCGCCGCTCGGCGACCGTGCCGGACTCTGACTCGAACCGTGACCGTGATGTGACGACCCGCGCGGCCTTGTCGTTGCCGCACGTGGCCAAGGTCGCGACGCCCTACGGCTTTCGTGCGGTCCTCGCATGGAGTCCCCGCACGCGGCGCAGAGAGTCGCTGTTTCACCGAAAAGCCGACGACCCGCGGCGATGCCTTCCTGATGAACCACTTTTAACTTCCTGTTTCTaa
- the gon4la gene encoding GON-4-like protein: MMKAAINETEVAPPFEPKMTRSKLKEVVEKGGVVIPAWNISPIKKSRDAGKVRQFVDIPLAEEDSSDEEYRPDDEDEDETAEDTLQESDFESAASPPRGCGAHPAPRKASVAMGPPPPPKGPPPSAQTDNFLEKLRAVEAELAVCMEPYQPLQDAGEAAGDGGLMAYRTRSKRPLRDVPLGQLEAELRAPDITPDMYDSGSVHEDRDWTDWLRGLMTSDVENDEECDDEDDPEYNFLADVDEPDQEDYRDDKAVRITKKEVTELMEELFETLKEDLAGQDVDDEGHHEGQEERARTRSKHVAAALECHATEEGHGGEAQDGRATGGRRTVMQQLTLMKSAQHHHAQRAHTLTLDTRHRNALQQQVQQHVQLLVQIHLLTSPVEELRNEAETTRHFLFELDVLARRSELATSSRRSSAFRASNLQGALKLLNELQEQPVTYVRSKHTPDSRGKMRRFALMPAELAWIFVTRPVFLYPQLLPRVSLDPALYSPRRTAAFTAAEDCLLVVGLQNLEGSRDPARLLCDLLLAKSVDQVRRRILQCCRPGTADNIVKTFRHKRVVPRMPLACARVSASEQRPPVERDVRLLPMWLLRSLPAISKTVGPPPSCTSSGHVTPAGSASTRYPARLPPDLRYRRVGFVRHAGLGPPTPPSPRGAAELPAPSEPSSDSGPSVNAGLMTEDGGTSGPSLEEVRQRSLTAEGKEATAHVFAKNVSTGINGEKLVVWTREADRLILTACQQRGANWRTFRRVSAQLGNKSARQVSVRFHDLLRLFHVATTPASRSAATGEPEPQVQKQTEV; encoded by the exons ATGATGAAAGCCGCCATCAACGAGACGGAAGTTGCGCCACCGTTC GAGCCCAAAATGACCCGATCCAAGCTGAAGGAAGTTGTGGAGAAAGGCGGCGTG GTGATCCCGGCCTGGAACATCTCGCCCATCAAGAAGAGCAGAGATGCCGGCAAG GTTCGTCAATTTGTGGACATCCCTCTGGCCGAGGAAGACTCCTCCGATGAAGAGTATCGTCCCGACGACGAAGACGAGGACGAGACGGCGGAAGAC ACCTTGCAGGAGAGCGACTTTGAGAGCGCGGCGTCACCCCCTCGAGGATGCGGAGCCCACCCTGCTCCCCGGAAG GCGTCTGTCGCGATGGGCCCGCCCCCTCCTCCCAAAGGTCCGCCTCCCTCCGCACAGACGGACAACTTCCTGGAGAAGCTGCGCGCCGTGGAGGCGGAGCTCGCTGTGTGCATGGAACCGTACCAG CCTCTCCAGGACGCGGGCGAGGCAGCGGGCGACGGGGGTTTGATGGCTTACCGCACCCGCTCCAAACGTCCCCTCCGAGACGTCCCGCTCGGCCAGCTGGAGGCGGAACTGCGAGCGCCCGACATCACGCCGGACATGTACGACTCTGGCTCCGTCCACGAGGACAGGGACTGGACTGATTGGTTGAGAGGCCTGATGACCTCTGACGTGGAAAACGACG AGGAGTGTGACGACGAGGACGATCCCGAGTACAACTTCCTGGCTGACGTCGATGAACCCGATCAGGAGGATTACCGTGACGATAAGGCCGTACGCATCACCA AAAAGGAAGTCACCGAATTGATGGAGGAGCTCTTTGAAACG TTGAAGGAGGATCTGGCGGGCCAGGACGTGGACGACGAAGGCCACCACGAAGGCCAAGAGGAGCGTGCACGCACGCGGTCCAAGCACGTTGCGGCTGCGCTTGAGTGTCACGCAACTGAGGAAGGCCACGGCGGCGAGGCGCAGGACGGCCGAGCGACGGGAGGCCGGCGAACCGTCATGCAGCAGCTGACGCTGATGAAGAGCGCACAACATCACCACGCGCAACGTGCGCACACACTAACGCTGGACACACGACACAGAAACGCACTGCAGCAGCAAGTGCAGCAG CATGTGCAGCTGCTGGTTCAGATCCACCTTCTCACGTCGCCTGTGGAAGAACTCCGCAATGAGGCTGAAACTACTCGGCACTTCTTG TTTGAGTTAGACGTGTTGGCGCGGCGATCTGAGCTGGCGACGTCATCCCGGCGTAGCAGCGCTTTCAGGGCGTCCAACCTGCAGGGGGCGCTAAAGCTGTTGAATGAGCTGCAGGAGCAACccgtgacctacgtgcgcagcaAACACACGCCAGACTCGCGTGGGAAAA TGCGACGTTTTGCTCTGATGCCCGCTGAGTTGGCGTGGATCTTTGTCACGCGTCCCGTCTTCCTCTACCCGCAACTTCTGCCGCGGGTCAGTCTGGACCCAGCCCTCTACTCCCCCCGCAGGACTGCCGCATTCACTGCAGCCGAAGactg CCTGCTGGTCGTTGGTCTGCAGAACTTGGAGGGATCGCGCGACCCCGCCCGACTACTGTGCGACTTGTTGCTGGCCAAAAGTGTTGATCAGGTGAGACGGCGCATCCTGCAGTGCTGCAGACCGGGAACCGCTGACAACATCGTCAAG ACATTCCGGCATAAGCGCGTCGTTCCTCGCATGCCACTGGCATGCGCTCGTGTTTCTGCGTCGGAGCAGCGCCCCCCGGTGGAGCGAGATGTGAGGCTCCTGCCTATGTGGCTGCTG AGGAGCCTTCCTGCGATCTCCAAAACGGTCGGCCCCCCGCCCTCGTGCACGTCCTCCGGTCACGTGACTCCGGCCGGCTCTGCCTCCACGCGCTACCCggcccgcctcccgcccgaccTGCGCTACCGCCGGGTCGGCTTCGTGCGGCACGCCGGCCTCGGGCCCCCGACTCCACCATCTCCCCGCGGTGCAGCCGAACTTCCCGCTCCGTCCGAACCCTCGAGCGACTCCGGCCCGAGCGTGAACGCGGGCTTGATGACAGAAGACGGTGGAACTTCGGGTCCTTCGCTTGAG GAAGTCCGGCAGCGTTCCCTGACGGCAGAAGGCAAGGAAGCCACAGCGCacgtttttgcaaaaaacgtcTCGACGGGCATCAACGGCGAAAAACTGGTGGTCTGGACCCG AGAAGCGGACCGCCTGATCCTGACAGCCTGCCAGCAGCGAGGAGCCAATTGGAGGACGTTCCGCCGAGTCTCCGCCCAGCTGGGGAACAAAAGCGCCCGCCAG GTGAGCGTCCGTTTCCACGACCTCCTTCGCCTTTTTCACGTGGCCACAACGCCCGCGTCCCGCTCTGCTGCCACCGGTGAACCGGAACCCCAAGTCCAAAAGCAGACTGAGGTGTGA